One window of Rhinolophus ferrumequinum isolate MPI-CBG mRhiFer1 chromosome 26, mRhiFer1_v1.p, whole genome shotgun sequence genomic DNA carries:
- the FLNC gene encoding filamin-C isoform X1, giving the protein MMNNSGYSEPAGLGLGDEADDMPSTEKDLAEDAPWKKIQQNTFTRWCNEHLKCVGKRLTDLQRDLSDGLRLIALLEVLSQKRMYRKFHPRPNFRQMKLENVSVALEFLEREHIKLVSIDSKAIVDGNLKLILGLIWTLILHYSISMPMWEDEDDEDARKQTPKQRLLGWIQNKVPQLPITNFNRDWQDGKALGALVDNCAPGLCPDWAAWDPNQPVENAREAMQQADDWLGVPQVIAPEEIVDPNVDEHSVMTYLSQFPKAKLKPGAPVRSKQLNPKKAIAYGPGIEPQGNTVLQPAHFTVQTADAGVGEVLVYIEDPEGHTEEAKVVPNNDKDRTYAVSYVPKVAGLHKVTVLFAGQNIERSPFEVNVGMALGDANKVSARGPGLEPVGNVANKPTYFDIYTAGAGTGDVAVVIVDPQGRRDTVEVALEDKGDSTFRCTYRPVMEGPHTVHVAFAGAPITRSPFPVHVAEACNPNVCRASGRGLQPKGVRVKEVADFKVFTKGAGSGELKVTVKGPKGTEEPVKVREAGDGVFECEYYPVVPGKYVVTITWGGYAIPRSPFEVQVSPEAGAQKVRAWGPGLETGQVGKSADFVVEAIGTEVGTLGFSIEGPSQAKIECDDKGDGSCDVRYWPTEPGEYAVHVICDDEDIRDSPFIAHIQPAPPDCFPDKVKAFGPGLEPTGCIVDKPAEFTIDARAAGKGDLKLYAQDADGCPIDIKVIPNGDGTFRCSYVPTKPIKHTIIVSWGGVNVPKSPFRVNVGEGSHPERVKVYGPGVEKTGLKANEPTYFTVDCSEAGQGDVSIGIKCAPGVVGPAEADIDFDIIKNDNDTFTVKYTPPGAGRYTIMVLFANQEIPASPFHIKVDPSHDASKVKAEGPGLNRTGVEVGKPTHFTVLTKGAGKAKLDVQFAGAAKGEAVRDFEIIDNHDYSYTVKYTAVQQGNMAVTVTYGGDPVPKSPFVVNVAPPLDLSKVKVQGLNSKVAVGQEQAFSVNTRGAGGQGQLDVRMTSPSRRPIPCKLEPGAGAEVQAVRYMPPEEGPYKVDITYDGHPIPGSPFTVEGVLPPDPSKVCAYGPGLKGGLVGTPAPFSIDTKGAGTGGLGLTVEGPCEAKIECQDNGDGSCAVSYLPTEPGEYTINILFAEAHIPGSPFKATIRPVFDPSKVRASGPGLERGKAGEAATFTVDCSEAGEAELTIEILSDAGVKAEVLIQNNADGTYHITYSPAFPGTYTITIKYGGHPVPKFPTRVHVQPAVDTSGIKVFGPGVEPHGVLREVTTEFTVDARSLTATGGNHVSARVLNPSGAKTDTYVTDNGDGTYRVQYTAYEEGVHLVEVLYDEVAVPKSPFRVGVTEGCDPTRVRAFGPGLESGLVNKANRFTVETRGAGTGGLGLAIEGPSEAKMSCKDNKDGSCTVEYIPFTPGDYDVNITFGGRPIPGSPFRVPVKDVVDPGKVKCSGPGLGAGVRARVPQTFTVDCSQAGRAPLQVAVLGPTGVAEPVEVRDNGDGTHTVHYTPATDGPYTVAVKYADQEVPRSPFKIKVLPAHDASKVRASGPGLNASGIPASLPVEFTIDARDAGEGLLTVQILDPEGKPKKANIRDNGDGTYTVSYLPDMSGRYTITIKYGGDEIPYSPFRIHALPTGDASKCLVTVSIGGHGLGACLGPRIQIGEETVITVDAKAAGKGKVTCTVSTPDGAELDVDVVENHDGTFDIYYTAPEPGKYVITIRFGGEHIPNSPFHVLACDPAPRVEEPADVLQLHRPSTYSPRWATEEPVVPVEPMESMLRPFNLVIPFTVQKGELTGEVRMPSGKTARPNITDNKDGTITVRYAPTEKGLHQMGIKYDGNHIPGSPLQFYVDAINSRHVSAYGPGLSHGMVNKPATFTIVTKDAGEGGLSLAVEGPSKAEITCKDNKDGTCTVSYLPTAPGDYSIIVRFDDKHIPGSPFTAKITGDDSMRTSQLNVGTSTDVSLKITESDLSLLTASIRAPSGNEEPCLLKRLPNRHIGISFTPKEVGEHVVSVRKSGKHVTNSPFKILVGPSEIGDASKVRVWGKGLSEGHTFQVAEFIVDTRNAGYGGLGLSIEGPSKVDINCEDMEDGTCKVTYCPTEPGTYIINIKFADKHVPGSPFTVKVTGEGRMKESITRRRQAPSIATIGSTCDLNLKIPGNWFQMVSAQERLTRTFTRSSHTYTRTERTEISKTRGGETKREVRVEESTQVGGDPFPAVFGDFLGRERLGSFGSIARQQEGEASSQDMTAQVTSPSGKIEAAEIVEGEDSAYSVRFVPQEMGPHTVTVKYRGQHVPGSPFQFTVGPLGEGGAHKVRAGGTGLERGVAGVPAEFSIWTREAGAGGLSIAVEGPSKAEIAFEDRKDGSCGVSYVVQEPGDYEVSIKFNDEHIPDSPFVVPVASLSDDARRLTVTSLQETGLKVNQPASFAVQLNGARGVIDARVHTPSGAVEECYVSELDSDKHTIRFIPHENGVHSIDVKFNGAHIPGSPFKIRVGEQSQAGDPGLVSAYGPGLEGGTTGVSSEFIVNTLNAGSGALSVTIDGPSKVQLDCRECPEGHVVTYTPMAPGNYLIAIKYGGPQHIVGSPFKAKVTGPRLSGGHSLHETSTVLVETVTKSSSSRGSSYSSIPKFSSDASKVVTRGPGLSQAFVGQKNSFTVDCSKAGTNMMMVGVHGPKTPCEEVYVKHMGNRVYNVTYTVKEKGDYILIVKWGDESVPGSPFKVNVP; this is encoded by the exons ATGATGAACAACAGCGGCTACTCGGAGCCCGCGGGCCTCGGCCTGGGCGACGAGGCAGACGACATGCCGTCCACGGAGAAGGACCTGGCGGAGGACGCTCCGTGGAAGAAGATCCAGCAGAATACATTCACGCGCTGGTGCAACGAGCACCTCAAGTGCGTGGGCAAGCGCCTGACCGACCTGCAGCGAGACCTCAGCGACGGTCTGCGCCTCATCGCTCTGCTCGAGGTGCTCAGCCAGAAGCGCATGTACCGCAAGTTCCACCCGCGCCCCAACTTCCGCCAGATGAAGCTGGAGAACGTGTCCGTGGCCCTCGAGTTCCTCGAGCGCGAGCACATCAAGCTCGTGTCCATAG ACAGCAAGGCCATTGTGGATGGGAACCTGAAGCTGATCCTGGGCCTCATCTGGACGCTGATCCTGCACTACTCCATCTCCATGCCCATGTGGGAAGACGAGGATGATGAAGACGCCCGAAAGCAGACACCCAAGCAGCGTCTGCTCGGCTGGATCCAGAACAAGGTGCCCCAGCTGCCCATCACCAACTTCAACCGCGACTGGCAGGACGGCAAAGCTCTGGGCGCCCTGGTGGACAACTGTGCCCCTG GCCTGTGCCCCGACTGGGCGGCCTGGGATCCCAACCAGCCTGTGGAGAACGCCCGGGAGGCCATGCAACAGGCGGACGACTGGCTCGGGGTGCCCCAG GTGATTGCCCCCGAGGAGATTGTGGACCCCAACGTGGATGAACATTCTGTCATGACCTACCTGTCCCAGTTCCCCAAGGCCAAGCTCAAACCTGGTGCCCCTGTGCGCTCTAAGCAGCTGAACCCCAAGAAGGCCATCGCCTATGGGCCTG GCATCGAGCCCCAGGGCAACACCGTGCTGCAGCCTGCCCACTTCACCGTGCAGACTGCAGATGCCGGCGTGGGCGAGGTGCTGGTCTACATTGAGGACCCCGAAGGCCACACGGAGGAG gccaaggTGGTTCCCAATAACGACAAGGACCGCACCTACGCCGTCTCCTACGTGCCCAAGGTCGCTGGGTTGCACAAG GTGACCGTGCTCTTTGCTGGCCAGAACATCGAACGCAGCCCCTTTGAGGTGAATGTGGGCATGGCCCTGGGGGATGCCAACAAAGTGTCAGCCCGTGGCCCTGGCCTGGAGCCCGTGGGCAATGTAGCCAACAAACCCACCTACTTTGACATCTACACTGCGG GAGCCGGCACTGGTGACGTTGCCGTGGTGATTGTGGACCCCCAGGGCCGGCGGGACACAGTGGAGGTGGCCCTGGAGGACAAGGGTGACAGCACGTTCCGCTGCACGTACAGGCCTGTGATGGAGGGGCCGCACACAGTGCACGTGGCCTTCGCCGGTGCCCCCATCACCCGCAGTCCTTTCCCCGTCCATGTGGCAGAAG CCTGTAACCCCAATGTCTGCCGAGCCTCTGGGCGGGGACTGCAGCCCAAGGGCGTGCGTGTGAAAGAGGTGGCTGACTTCAAGGTGTTCACCAAGGGTGCTGGCAGTGGGGAGCTCAAGGTCACAGTCAAAGGACCAA AGGGCACAGAGGAGCCGGTGAAGGTGCGGGAGGCTGGGGACGGTGTGTTCGAGTGCGAGTACTACCCCGTGGTGCCTGGAAAGTATGTGGTGACCATCACCTGGGGCGGTTATGCCATCCCCCGTAG CCCCTTTGAGGTACAGGTGAGCCCAGAGGCGGGAGCACAGAAGGTACGGGCCTGGGGTCCTGGTTTGGAAACTGGCCAGGTGGGCAAGTCAGCCGACTTTGTGGTGGAGGCCATTGGCACGGAGGTGGGGACACTGG GCTTCTCCATCGAGGGGCCCTCGCAGGCCAAGATCGAGTGTGATGACAAAGGGGATGGCTCCTGCGACGTGCGGTACTGGCCCACGGAGCCTGGGGAGTATGCGGTGCATGTCATCTGTGATGACGAGGACATCCGAGACTCGCCCTTCATTGCCCACatccagccagccccacctgacTGCTTCCCTGACAAG GTGAAGGCCTTCGGACCTGGCCTCGAGCCCACTGGCTGCATTGTGGACAAGCCCGCAGAGTTCACCATTGATGCCCGTGCAGCTGGCAAGGGAGACCTGAAGCTCTATGCCCAG GATGCTGACGGCTGCCCCATCGACATCAAAGTCATCCCCAATGGCGACGGCACCTTCCGCTGCTCCTATGTGCCCACCAAGCCCATTAAACACACCATCATCGTCTCCTGGGGAGGTGTCAACGTGCCCAAGAGCCCCTTCCGG GTAAACGTGGGAGAGGGCAGTCACCCCGAGCGGGTGAAGGTGTACGGCCCCGGTGTGGAGAAGACAGGCCTCAAGGCCAACGAGCCCACCTACTTCACTGTGGATTGCAGTGAGGCGGGGCAAG GCGACGTGAGCATTGGCATCAAGTGCGCCCCCGGAGTGGTGGGCCCCGCAGAGGCCGACATAGACTTTGACATCATCAAGAATGACAATGACACCTTCACGGTCAAGTACACACCGCCAGGGGCTGGCCGCTACACCATCATGGTGCTGTTTGCCAACCAG gaGATCCCTGCCAGCCCCTTCCACATTAAGGTGGACCCATCCCATGATGCCAGCAAGGTCAAGGCCGAGGGCCCTGGGCTGAACCGCACAG GTGTGGAAGTTGGGAAGCCCACTCACTTCACGGTGCTGACCAAGGGAGCGGGCAAGGCCAAGCTGGATGTGCAGTTTGCTGGCGCTGCCAAGGGTGAGGCCGTGCGGGACTTTGAAATCATCGACAACCACGACTATTCCTACACCGTCAAGTACACGGCCGTCCAGCAG GGTAACATGGCAGTGACAGTGACCTATGGCGGAGACCCCGTCCCCAAGAGCCCCTTTGTGGTGAATGTGGCACCTCCGCTGGACCTCAGCAAAGTCAAAGTTCAAGGCCTCAACAGCA AGGTGGCTGTAGGGCAAGAACAGGCATTCTCCGTGAACACACGAGGGGCTGGCGGTCAGGGCCAGCTGGACGTGCGGATGACCTCACCCTCCCGACGGCCCATTCCCTGCAAGCTGGAACCCGGGGCTGGAGCTGAAGTCCAGGCCGTACGCTACATGCCCCCCGAGGAGGGGCCCTACAAAGTGGACATCACCTACGATGGTCACCCGATACCTGGCAGCCCCTTCACTGTGGAGGGTGTCCTGCCCCCTGACCCCTCCAAG GTTTGCGCTTATGGCCCTGGCCTCAAGGGTGGGCTGGTGGGTACCCCAGCACCATTCTCCATCGACACCAAGGGGGCTGGCACCGGCGGCCTGGGGCTGACAGTGGAGGGCCCCTGTGAAGCCAAGATCGAGTGCCAGGATAATGGTGATGGCTCGTGTGCTGTCAGCTACCTGCCTACCGAGCCGGGCGAGTATACCATCAACATCCTATTCGCCGAAGCCCATATTCCCGGCTCACCCTTCAAAGCCACCATCCGGCCTGTGTTTGACCCAAGCAAGGTGCGGGCCAGTGGGCCGGGCCTGGAGCGTGGCAAGGCTGGCGAGGCAGCCACCTTCACTGTGGACTGCTCGGAGGCCGGGGAGGCTGAGCTGACCATTGAGATCCTGTCAGACGCTGGCGTCAAGGCCGAGGTGCTGATCCAGAACAATGCCGACGGCACCTACCACATCACCTACAGCCCCGCCTTCCCTGGCACCTACACTATCACCATCAAGTATGGCGGGCACCCCGTACCCAAGTTCCCCACCCGTGTCCACGTGCAGCCTGCTGTCGACACCAGTGGAATCAAGGTCTTTGGGCCTGGTGTGGAGCCACACG GCGTCCTGCGTGAGGTGACTACCGAGTTCACTGTGGATGCAAGATCCCTAACAGCCACGGGTGGGAACCACGTGAGCGCTCGAGTGCTCAACCCCTCGGGCGCTAAAACGGACACCTATGTGACGGACAACGGGGATGGCACCTACCGAGTGCAGTACACGGCCTACGAGGAGG GTGTGCACTTGGTGGAGGTGCTGTATGATGAGGTAGCTGTGCCCAAGAGCCCCTTCCGCGTGGGCGTGACCGAGGGCTGTGACCCCACCCGCGTCCGGGCCTTTGGGCCAGGACTGGAGAGTGGCTTGGTCAACAAAGCCAACCGCTTCACTGTGGAGACCAG GGGAGCTGGCACTGGGGGCCTAGGCCTAGCCATCGAGGGCCCCTCAGAAGCCAAGATGTCCTGCAAGGACAACAAGGATGGTAGCTGCACAGTGGAGTACATCCCCTTCACCCCTGGAGATTACGATGTCAACATCACCTTCGGGGGGCGGCCCATCCCAG GGAGTCCGTTCCGGGTGCCCGTGAAGGACGTGGTAGACCCTGGGAAGGTGAAGTGCTCGGGACCAGGGCTGGGGGCCGGTGTCAGGGCCCGGGTACCCCAGACCTTCACGGTGGACTGCAGTCAAGCTGGCCGAGCCCCCCTGCAGGTGGCTGTACTGGGCCCCACAG GTGTGGCCGAGCCTGTGGAGGTGCGTGACAATGGAGATGGCACCCACACGGTCCACTACACCCCAGCCACCGATGGGCCCTACACGGTAGCCGTCAAGTATGCTGACCAAGAGGTGCCACGCAG CCccttcaagatcaaggtgcttcCAGCCCACGATGCCAGCAAGGTGCGGGCCAGTGGCCCTGGCCTCAACGCCTCCGGCATCCCTGCCAGCCTGCCTGTGGAGTTCACCATCGATGCCCGGGACGCAGGGGAGGGCTTGCTCACCGTCCAGATCCTG GACCCCGAGGGTAAGCCCAAGAAGGCCAACATCCGGGACAACGGGGATGGCACGTACACTGTGTCCTACCTGCCAGACATGAGTGGCCGCTATACCATTACCATCAAGTATGGCGGTGACGAGATCCCCTACTCACCCTTCCGCATCCATGCCCTGCCTACTGGGGATGCCAGCAAGTGCCTCGTGACAG TGTCCATTGGAGGCCACGGCCTGG GTGCCTGCCTGGGCCCCCGCATCCAGATTGGGGAGGAGACAGTGATCACAGTGGACGCCAAGGCGGCCGGCAAGGGGAAGGTGACGTGCACGGTGTCCACGCCCGACGGTGCAGAGCTCGACGTGGATGTGGTGGAGAACCACGACGGCACCTTTGACATCTACTACACGGCGCCCGAGCCGGGAAAGTACGTCATCACCATCCGCTTTGGAGGCGAGCACATCCCCAACAGCCCTTTCCACGTGCTG GCGTGTGACCCCGCGCCCCGTGTGGAGGAGCCTGCTGACGTCCTGCAGCTGCACCGGCCCAGCACCTACTCCCCACGCTGG GCCACAGAGGAGCCAGTGGTGCCCGTGGAGCCAATGGAGTCCATGCTGAGGCCCTTCAACCTGGTTATCCCCTTCACCGTGCAGAAAGGGGAGCTCACAG GGGAGGTGCGGATGCCCTCTGGGAAGACTGCCCGGCCCAATATCACCGACAACAAGGACGGCACCATCACAGTGAGATACGCGCCCACTGAGAAAGGCTTGCACCAGATGGGGATCAAGTATGATGGCAACCACATCCCCG GGAGCCCCCTGCAGTTCTACGTGGATGCCATCAACAGCCGCCATGTCAGTGCCTACGGGCCAGGCCTGAGCCATGGCATGGTCAACAAGCCGGCCACCTTCACCATTGTCACCAAGGATgctggggaag GGGGTCTGTCTCTGGCTGTGGAGGGCCCATCCAAGGCGGAGATCACCTGCAAGGACAACAAGGATGGCACCTGCACCGTGTCCTACCTCCCCACAGCTCCTGGAGACTACAGCATCATCGTGCGCTTTGACGACAAGCACATCCCAGGGAGCCCCTTCACAGCCAAGATCACAG GTGATGACTCCATGAGGACATCACAGCTAAATGTAGGAACCTCCACGGACGTGTCCCTGAAGATCACCGAGAGTGACCTGAGCTTGCTGACTGCCAGCATCCGTGCCCCCTCGGGCAACGAGGAGCCCTGCCTGCTGAAGCGCCTGCCCAACCGGCACATTG GCATCTCTTTCACCCCCAAGGAGGTTGGGGAGCATGTGGTGAGCGTGCGCAAGAGTGGCAAGCATGTCACCAACAGCCCCTTCAAGATCCTGGTGGGGCCATCGGAGATTGGGGACGCTAGCAAAGTGCGGGTCTGGGGCAAGGGCCTCTCCGAGGGACACACCTTCCAGGTGGCGGAGTTCATCGTGGACACTCGTAACGCAG GTTATGGGGGCCTGGGGCTGAGTATTGAAGGCCCTAGCAAGGTGGACATCAATTGTGAAGACATGGAGGACGGCACATGCAAAGTCACCTACTGCCCCACTGAACCCGGCACCTACATCATCAACATCAAGTTTGCCGACAAGCACGTGCCAG GAAGCCCCTTCACGGTGAAGGTTACCGGTGAGGGCCGCATGAAGGAAAGCATCACCCGGCGCAGGCAGGCGCCTTCCATCGCCACCATCGGCAGCACCTGCGACCTTAACCTCAAAATCCCAG GGAACTGGTTCCAGATGGTGTCAGCTCAGGAGCGCCTGACACGCACCTTCACACGCAGCAGCCATACGTACACCCGTACAGAGCGCACAGAGATCAGCAAGACACGGGGCGGGGAGACCAAGCGCGAGGTGCGGGTGGAGGAGTCCACCCAGGTTGGCGGAGACCCCTTCCCCGCGGTCTTTGGGGACTTCTTGGGCCGGGAACGCCTGGGCTCCTTTGGCAGCATCGCCCGGCAGCAGGAGG GTGAAGCCAGCTCTCAGGATATGACCGCACAGGTGACCAGCCCGTCGGGCAAGATAGAAGCCGCCGAGATCGTCGAGGGGGAGGACAGCGCATACAGCGTGCGCTTTGTGCCCCAGGAGATGGGGCCCCATACGGTCACTGTCAAGTACCGCGGCCAGCACGTGCCTGGCAGCCCCTTTCAGTTCACCGTGGGGCCACTGGGGGAAGGTGGAGCCCATAAGGTGCGGGCAGGAGGCACTGGCCTGGAGCGAGGTGTGGCTGGCGTGCCAG CTGAGTTCAGCATCTGGACCCGAGAAGCAGGTGCCGGGGGCCTATCTATTGCCGTGGAGGGTCCCAGCAAGGCAGAGATTGCATTTGAGGACCGCAAAGATGGCTCCTGCGGGGTCTCCTACGTTGTCCAGGAACCAG gtgaCTATGAGGTCTCCATCAAGTTCAACGACGAGCACATCCCAGACAGCCCCTTTGTGGTGCCCGTGGCCTCCCTGTCAGATGACGCTCGCCGCCTTACTGTCACCAGCCTCCAG GAGACGGGGCTCAAGGTGAACCAGCCAGCGTCCTTTGCAGTACAGCTGAATGGCGCGCGGGGCGTGATCGATGCCAGGGTGCACACGCCCTCGGGGGCGGTGGAGGAGTGCTACGTCTCTGAGCTGGACAGTG ACAAGCACACCATCCGTTTCATCCCCCACGAGAATGGCGTCCACTCTATTGATGTCAAGTTCAATGGTGCCCACATCCCCGGCAGTCCCTTCAAGATCCGTGTTGGGGAGCAGAGCCAGGCTGGGGACCCTGGCTTGGTGTCAGCCTATGGTCCTGGGCTCGAGGGAGGCACTACTG GCGTGTCATCCGAGTTCATCGTCAACACCCTGAACGCGGGCTCGGGGGCTTTGTCTGTCACCATCGATGGCCCCTCCAAGGTGCAGCTGGACTGTCGGGAGTGTCCTGAGGGCCACGTGGTCACTTATACTCCCATGGCCCCTGGAAACTACCTCATTGCCATCAAGTATGGCGGTCCCCAGCACATCGTGGGCAGCCCCTTCAAGGCCAAAGTCACAG GTCCCCGGCTGTCTGGAGGCCACAGCCTTCATGAAACCTCCACAGTTCTGGTGGAGACAGTGACCAAGTCATCCTCCAGCCGAGGCTCCAGCTACAGCTCCATCCCCAAGTTCTCCTCGGATGCCAGCAAGGTGGTGACGCGGGGCCCCGGGCTGTCTCAGGCCTTCGTGGGCCAGAAGAACTCCTTCACCGTGGACTGCAGCAAAGCAG GTACCAACATGATGATGGTGGGTGTGCATGGGCCCAAGACCCCCTGTGAGGAGGTCTACGTGAAGCACATGGGCAACCGGGTATACAACGTCACCTACACCGTCAAGGAGAAAGGGGACTATATCCTCATCGTCAAGTGGGGCGACGAAAGTGTCCCCGGAAGCCCCTTCAAAGTCAACGTGCCCTGA